AACGGGGTATAAGGTCGTAATTGGACGGCTCTGGACGATATAAAACATATCATCGACCAAACACCACTCAACATCTTGCGGGCAACCAAAATAGGCTTCAATCTTTCGTCCAATGCGTGCCAGTTGTAAAATTTGTGATTCAGTCAAAGCCTCCTCGTTTTGCTTGTCGGGATGAACCTGACGTATCTCTGTCCCACCTTCCTCTCGTCCATAGACGGCCAATTTTTTGGTTGCTATCCTCTTATCGACGATTTTTTCCGCCTGTACCTTATAGTAATCCGCAGACACTAGGCCCGATACAAGGGCTTCGCCAAGGCCAAAACTGGCATCAATCGAAAGTAACTTTCGGTTCGATGTCATCGGATCGGCGGTGAATAAAACACCTGCCACTTCCGGAAAAACCATCCTCTGTACAATCACGGACAATGACACCTGACGGTGGTCAAATCCGTGTTGCATGCGGTAAATGACAGCGCGGTCTGTAAACAGGGAAGCCCAACATTTGCGGATGTGCTCCAAAATGGCTTCTTTCCCGATGATGTTTAAGTAAGTATCTTGTTGACCCGCAAAAGAAGCATGCGGCAAGTCTTCAGCGGTGGCGCTGGAGCGTACTGCGTACGCGTGTCCATCGCCAAACTGGGAGAGATAGTCGGTCACACCAGTCACAACAGCTTTCGGAATTTCCACTTGCATCAGGACGTTTCGAATCGCCTCGCTCATTTCAACCAGTTCATCACGACGGTCTAGGCTTAAGCTCGTCAGTTGTTTGAGCAAAACTTGAAAGGCTTCATTTTGTTCGGTAACTTGCTCATATCCCCGTGTGGTCACGCAGAATCCTTCAGGCACTTGTATTCCCTCAATTTTCACGAGTTCGCCTAAGTTCAACCCTTTTCCGCCAACGAGCATAAGCTGTGACTTATCCATTTCCTGAAAACCGAGAACCAAAGAATTCACACATATCTCTCCTTCGAGAAAAAGATTTGACAACCAGCTTTCCGTCATGGTACATTAAAGATGTAAATTGGGTTTTTATGCGCAAATTATTGATAACAGTCGTAAATTGATTATAGTACGATATTTGGTTTTGCACAATAACAAGCAACCTGGTGACCATACCCAGGTTGCTTTATCATTCTTTCGACTTGTATGCAGATCTTTGGATACTAGCTATCTCTGTATCTCTTAACTTCCGTTGAGGTCACCTGCCAAAACCCGTTAAACCTGTAAATCCGCTGAATGCCAGAGAACTTCACAATCCACTTCCCTGTTCAGCGACTGCAGTCTCCTTTTGCGTCGATATCGCGTCCCGCACCCGGATACAATTCAAGCTTTAGCCCGCTCATCAGTTCATTCAAGGCGTCGGCGTTGGGGAAATAGCACGCCCACGGGCCGCGAATCTCTTTCCGAATCAAACCAACCTGCTCGAGCGTCTTGAGATGGTGTGACACGGTGGGTTGTGACAGCCCCGTAACCGTTACGACGTCCGCAACGCAGCAACCGTTCTCATACGCCTCGATACGGTCACAGCAAGTACCAATTGTACCTTTGGCCATAATTTGCAAAATGTGAAACCGACTTCTATCGGCGAGTGCACTTAGACTTTTAAGTACCTGTTCAGAATCCATATTGACCTCCATCGATGTCGGTGGATTTATCTTAGTTATGTCC
The Alicyclobacillus curvatus genome window above contains:
- a CDS encoding winged helix-turn-helix transcriptional regulator: MDSEQVLKSLSALADRSRFHILQIMAKGTIGTCCDRIEAYENGCCVADVVTVTGLSQPTVSHHLKTLEQVGLIRKEIRGPWACYFPNADALNELMSGLKLELYPGAGRDIDAKGDCSR